GGCCTGTACGCACAGCAGAAGAAGGGCGTGATCGTCTCCGACGAGGCGCAGGGGCTCCTCGGAGCGGCGGAGCGTCGGCGGCGGGACCTCGCCGCCGGCAGCCACCACCACGGCGTCTCGTGGATCGGGTACGTGACCATCACGGCCCCCACCCGCGAGGACCTGGCTCAGGCGTCGCGGCGGCTCTCGAGCGTGTGCGACACCGGGCTCGGGATCGACCGCCTCGACTGGCAGGACTCGTTTCAGGGCGCCGCATCCGGGACCACATGGCCCATCGGCCGCGGGCTCCGACCCGACACCATCACGACGGCCGCACGCGTGATGAACACGCTCGCCGGCCGAGGTGACAAGGAGGCCCTGTCATGACCAACACCAAGAACCCCGCCCCGCACGACAAGCGCGCGGCGCCGAACCGACCAGCAGCTCGGGACCCCTGGTACGCGAACGTGCCGGGGCTGAAAATCTTCGTCCCGCCGGAGGCTCGGCAGGAGGTCGTAACCGGCGACGAGGGGCCCGCCACGGCGGTGTCCGTCCGCCGACCCGTCGACGTGTCGCCGTTCGAGCTGCCCGGCGGGCAGCTCCGCACGTCGGCCGGGGCCGCTGCGCGCGGCTGGTACTCGCCGCGGCTGGCGGGGTCGCCGTCGACGACGCGGCAGGCGGAGATTCTGAACACCGCCGTGATCGGCAACCCGACCGGTGATGAGGGGATCGTCAACGGCCGCGACAACCTGTCGCAGTCGATGATTTCCTACGACGCCCCCACCGCGTACAACGCGGAGCCGCGACAGATTTCGTCCCCGAACGTGATCGTGCTCGGCACGGTCGGGTACGGGAAGTCGTCGCTGACCAAGACGGTCGGTGTCGCTCGCCCCCTGGGGCTGGCGAACCGGCGCGCGGTCGTGTTCGACAAGAAGGACGAGGGCGGCGCGGGCGAGTACACCGCGATGGCGCACAACCTCGGATCGGAGCCGCTGCGCTTCGACCCGGCAGGCGGCGGTATCCGCCTGAACCTCCTCGACCCGCTCATCATGCGCGGCTCGGGGTTGCAGGGGCAGATGGAACTCATCACCGCCGTGGCCCGGATCGCGCGCAACGACGTCCCCGCGACCGAGTGGGAGGAGAAAGCGACCCGGTTCGCCCTCCGCCGCATGTTCGAACAGCACAACAGCTCGACCCGTCCGCTGACGACAACGGACCTGATGCCGTTCCTCGGCCAGGTCCCGGACGACGAGGGACTGACAGAAGCATCGGGCGAGCGGTTCCACCAGGCCGGCCTGTCCATCCGGTTCGGGCTCGAGAACCTCCTCGAGACGTACGCCGGGGTGTTCGACGGTGAAACGTCGAAGGCGGTCGACCTCGCCAGCAAGCTGACGGTGTTCGACGTCTCCCAGCTCCCCGACGCCGGCCCGGCCGTCCCCACCGTCATGGCGGTGGGGCACCAGTGGCTCCTCGGTCGGCTGCGCCGTGAGCGGGGGTTCATCACGAACGTGGTCTACGAGGAGGGCTGGCACATGATCGGTGGGCCCTCGGCCAGCCTGGTCAAGTCGAACCAGAAGCTCTCCCGTGCTCTGGGTATTTCGAACTGGTTCGTGATGCACAAGGGCACCGACATTCCGCGTGAGTCCGAGGGCTACACGGTCATCCAGGAGGCGCAGACGATCTACGCGTACCGGCAGGACCGGCCCGAGGACGCCCGGTGGGTGCAGGAGACGTTCGGGCTCGCACCCGACACCACCGACCTGCTGATGAACCTGAGCCCCGGGCACTGCATCTTCAAGTACGGGTCGAACCCCGAGACGCACATGCAGCACATCCGCTCGGACTGGGAGGCCGCCGTCACCAACACCGACGAGGGCATGGCCGGCAGCGGGGCGAAGCAGGCCGCCGTCGAGGCTGAGGCGTAGCCGGGGGCCCGACCATGAAGAAGGCACTGATGATCGCGCTGGCGGCCGTACTGGTCGTCGTGTTCGTCGGGCTCGCCCTCGTCACTGGGGGCGGGTCCCAGAACAGCGCGTGCGCGGCCACCGCCGCGAACGCTGACGCCGCGGGCGCGCACGACGCGATCGACGGGTACTCCGGCGATCAGCTTGTGAACGCCGCGGCGATCATGAACGCCGGGGCCGCCCTCGGTGTCGACGTGCAGGGGCAGACCATCGCAGTCATGACGGCGATGGGGGAGTCGACGTTGAAGAACATCGACTACGGCGACAAGGCCGGCCCGGACTCCCGTGGCCTGTTCCAGCAGCGGGACACGTGGGGCACGCTCGCGCAGCGGATGAATCCCGCGCAGGCGGCGACGTTCTTCTACCAGCGGCTTTTGAAGGTGCCGAACTGGCAGACGATGACGCCGACGCTGGCCGCGCACGCGGTCCAGATCAACCGTGACCCGAACCACTACGCGAAGTTCTTCAACGCGGCCACGGCCGTCGTCACGGCGCTCTCCGGTGGTTCGGCCGCTTGCGCCGCGGGTGTCTCCGGGGACGCTCAGGCCCTCGCCAAGCACATCGTGGACCTGACCAACCAGGGCAAGATCGCGTGGTTGTCACCGACGCACTTCCCCGAGGTCCAGGCGATCGCGGACGGCAAGCCCAAGCAGAACTGCAACGTCGACACCCGCATCCTGCAAGTCATCACGATTGCGACCAAGACGTTCCAGTCGATCGGGATTTCCGACGTCAACCGGCTCTGCACCGGGCAACGACCGGGCGCGGGGAACCTGTCGGCGCACGTCGTGAATGGCGGCGGTCACGCCGTCGACTTCTACGCGTTCGACGGGACCCCGACCACCGGGGCGGACGCGAACGCGATCAAGCTCCTGCGGGCCCTCGGCCCGGTCATGCCCGACAACTCCGGCACCGGGC
This sequence is a window from Curtobacterium sp. MCBD17_035. Protein-coding genes within it:
- a CDS encoding ATP/GTP-binding protein; the encoded protein is MTNTKNPAPHDKRAAPNRPAARDPWYANVPGLKIFVPPEARQEVVTGDEGPATAVSVRRPVDVSPFELPGGQLRTSAGAAARGWYSPRLAGSPSTTRQAEILNTAVIGNPTGDEGIVNGRDNLSQSMISYDAPTAYNAEPRQISSPNVIVLGTVGYGKSSLTKTVGVARPLGLANRRAVVFDKKDEGGAGEYTAMAHNLGSEPLRFDPAGGGIRLNLLDPLIMRGSGLQGQMELITAVARIARNDVPATEWEEKATRFALRRMFEQHNSSTRPLTTTDLMPFLGQVPDDEGLTEASGERFHQAGLSIRFGLENLLETYAGVFDGETSKAVDLASKLTVFDVSQLPDAGPAVPTVMAVGHQWLLGRLRRERGFITNVVYEEGWHMIGGPSASLVKSNQKLSRALGISNWFVMHKGTDIPRESEGYTVIQEAQTIYAYRQDRPEDARWVQETFGLAPDTTDLLMNLSPGHCIFKYGSNPETHMQHIRSDWEAAVTNTDEGMAGSGAKQAAVEAEA